The following coding sequences lie in one Zingiber officinale cultivar Zhangliang chromosome 2B, Zo_v1.1, whole genome shotgun sequence genomic window:
- the LOC122048979 gene encoding transcription factor WRKY19-like yields the protein METNACAAALLAELSQAKELLKELELNLHCLDLCKALTPRIASSIHNSFLMAESFSTKAGHDQSLFSSLDLRPRTLTPRRRMSLLRSWRCQVRLSSVSGGVKGQGEDDGFTWRKYGQKEILGAKYPRAYFRCAHRASRGCPAKKQVQRSDDDPSVYDVTYHGDHTCLEQHDQEQSAAALKVEGEEEYFVGQIAPSFGPMEEQFFSSSPYQFGSFHGAESSSLPMEFEGDGEIDPVSIWAGVEWMA from the exons ATGGAGACCAATGCCTGCGCTGCTGCTCTGCTCGCCGAGCTCAGCCAAGCCAAGGAGCTGCTCAAGGAGCTGGAGTTAAATCTGCATTGCCTTGACCTCTGCAAGGCTCTAACTCCCAGGATCGCTTCCTCCATCCACAACTCGTTTCTCATGGCCGAATCATTCAGCACTAAAGCCGGCCACGATCAGTCTCTGTTCTCCTCGCTCGACCTGCGACCTCGCACCTTGACGCCCAGAAGAAG GATGTCGCTGCTGCGATCATGGAGGTGCCAGGTGAGGCTGAGCTCGGTGTCCGGCGGAGTGAAAGGCCAGGGGGAGGACGACGGCTTCACATGGAGGAAGTATGGCCAGAAAGAGATTCTCGGAGCTAAATATCCAAG GGCCTATTTCCGGTGCGCTCATCGGGCCTCGCGCGGATGCCCCGCGAAGAAGCAGGTGCAGCGATCGGACGACGACCCCTCGGTCTACGACGTCACCTACCATGGGGACCACACTTGCCTCGAGCAGCACGATCAGGAACAGAGTGCGGCGGCGCTGAAAGTTGAAGGAGAGGAGGAGTACTTTGTGGGGCAGATTGCGCCTTCCTTTGGGCCCATGGAGGAGCAATTTTTCTCTTCTTCGCCGTACCAGTTTGGGAGCTTTCATGGAGCAGAGAGCAGTTCGCTTCCAATGGAGTTTGAAGGTGACGGGGAGATCGACCCTGTCAGCATCTGGGCAGGAGTGGAATGGATGGCATAG